A segment of the Arachis hypogaea cultivar Tifrunner chromosome 5, arahy.Tifrunner.gnm2.J5K5, whole genome shotgun sequence genome:
GTGATCGGCCATGAGACAGGTTTGAGACTTGatttcttattcttcatcttcatcagtGTCATTTTCCAAGTCTTTCCAAGATGCCATGAGACCTTTCTTCATTCCTCTTTTCAGCTTGTCCTCCTTCTTCAGTTTTGGACAATCAGACTTGAAGTGCCTAACTTGTTTACAGTTGTAACAGATTACTTTGCTGAGATCCTTCTTTGGCTTCCTTGAGCTGCCTCCTTTGTTTCGTTCCTTCAACTTTACCATTTTTGTGAATTtcttagcaaacaaaacaaattcattttcagatgagttatcactggattcatcatccaaatGTTTAGTAACAGATTTGAGAGTGATTCCTTTCCTTTTTgcatcttttttcaaatatgagttttcaaaagcaagtaaatttcctctcaaatcatcatatgTCATAGTATTAATGTTACTACTTTCAACTATCACTATTGCTttggtttcccactcttttgtgagacatctcaatatTCTCCTCACAAGAACAGATTCAAAATATGTgatccccatagcatccaagctagTGATGATGACGTTAAATCTTTCAAATAGTTCATCTATCGTTTCTGcttccttcattgagaacatttcgTATTCTCTATTTAGCGTGTCTATTCTGGATCTTTTGATTTGAGTTGTGCCTTCATGAGTTATTTGAAGTTTGTCTCAGATTTCCTTTGctgttgtgcatcttgatacccgttgatattcctcgaagctgaccacacagttgagcaagttgactGCTTTGGCGTTGAGCTCTACATTCTTTCTGTCTTCCTCATTCCAATTGGCTTCACCTTTGAGAGTAACCACACCATCAGCTCCTATAGTGGTTGGAAATTGTGGACCTTCTAGGattatcttccaaagtctgtaatctacTGACTGAACAAATATCTTCATTCTTTTTTTCCAGTAACTATAGTTCTTTTCATTGAAAAAtggggtctgttgcttgactgtccttctgttAGAGTATAGGCAACCAAATTTGAGCCACTGTTAGCCGCCATcaggatcatgaaacacaacacagatgtacaaagaaactcatagacatctatgactttttctttaattttgctttctctgtctttttcctctcactggctttttcttacaaacctcactttGTTTGTCTTTTACCATGAGAgtcagacagacaaaactaaagaaaataatacaaaataaaactcattgaaggagaagaactctgtTAGCTtaaggtagctatgagaactctgtgctttctcTCCTTGTCTCAACTCTTAGCCGTTCactcttattatagaaggggaagcttccaaggttgaaaccggttcaaccaagcCACCAACATCTTCTCCAACAAACAGCCGATtcggacagagagaagagagagggaaaatCGAAAGTAAatcaacatgcatgtacctctctctTATCCCTTCTCATCAaacttcatcaatctgagcctttCATCTTGACTTTGGCCCCAAGAATGAATTCTGACCCTTGATGAATCTTTGATCCTTGATAGTTCCAACCTTTCCATATTCGCTTCTTCCTCTTCGTAGCTCCAGTAGCTACCTTCTCTATTGGACGAACAAAAATGGAATAGAGCTTTAGCCACAGAGATCTTCCTCTCTGACCGAGACTGATCCTTTACATTTTTGGCATgaagatcttgaagcttcttATTCACATCTTGCCTTTAATGGCAAAAATCTTAGCCACGTCATGCTTTGGATCTTCCTTTTGCAAAGTCCATCATCCTAGCATTTTGCTTCTTCATAGCTTCACTGCTTTTCTCTGATAACTTCTTCAATCTTCTTTCTCTGATGGAAGTGACAACCAAAAACAAGAgagtgaagagagagaaaaaataaagcattgaatgaaaaattaaatgatattagATAGTGGACTTCGGTTACCTATGTGGACAATTAATCAAATTGAATTTTGTGTTCCATTAACTAATGGATGcattcaatttaattaaaatttgaattccatcatAAAGAGAGAGTGGGTAACCGAACCacttttctttcctttccttctcTTTTCAATTTCGGACCAAGAGATTGTTGGTCTCTCAACAAATTGTTTTGGGTTGCACATTGGTTTCGTGGCCCAATAAACATTTGCTTATGCATTAAAATAATTCAGCTATTTTGCTTGAAATTATTTTTACACAAAGGCTCAGTACTTTCTCATAATATTGGGCTTATGTGAGTTTTGTCCCAATAATCAAAATCTGCACGctaaacaaaattattaaacaaaCAATTGgaagtataaattaaattaacaatttttctaattataatgtttgatcatcatcatatttcaagtttttcaaactcaataaATCTAAAAGCATTCATTTTTTtatgactgaaataaattaaacaaaaaaataaacaaaacaaggaactgcttaaatagaggaACAGTCCTGTTTAAGACTACttttaaactcctcccaaggtgaaagaagctctaCATGCAAAAGTtttaacttcatcgccatctttaccatagtatctgccaccgtgtttgtatttctcataatcaaacgaaagtcaacacgccaattccaatgcatgatatctcttattttgagcaccaatggatcaataaacccaaaaccatcttgagtaacaagattaaatgcttccacacaatccgtctcacaaataacatctcgttgacccacatcccaagctaagagatatcctctccaaatagcaaacaattctccttgaagaatactattactctcaatcattcccaaacaccccctttgccaactcccattaaaatctctaataacacaagcaaaaccaacactatcacccgaaccaaaataactagcatcacaattaatcttaaaagtaccaatggatgggggattccaaaaaccatttagagtagagggaatggacatacgttgtaattcaaagatATTCCTAAGCTTCTTTtttgaagttaatgccagacaaatcactttttccggaggccaagtttcatggggattaaagatgtcattattccttgctcgccatatccaccaaagtcccgaaaagaacttgaacggatgctctctgctatgatacaagaaccagttcttcaaatccaaaggatgacaagaaatatccaacctatgctagacaagctgagcttttggacaatcccgaatacaatgtaaaaccaattcctggctagaaagacatcttggacacctatccgatgatgacatccctcttctaaagcgaaaacttgcagtaggaagagcctccttaagacacaaccaagccaaaaacttatgcttttctggaacaagctgacgccaaagccaaagccaattctcccgctcctcccaaccaacaacagctgcttacacaaccacaagtaaccattgtgtgagtcatagactttggcagcagacccactccaataccaacccacttctggacttgcttgttcatctggattgtaagagagaatattaccttttagattttgagataaaggagaataaagagtatccaaatgccacctaccaaccgaccaaatatcttGTATCCGaagattcgaatcagaaatgtgaacataatccatctcattagataacaatccttctctcctccagctagaaaaccaaaaattctggatcaaatctccaatacaccaagcaaatccatccttcaacacttcccaagccttgcaaagacacctccaaatgggagagtccttgttcttagaataactaaaacagtcatatagagatgatcggtatttggcatccaacaattggaTCCAAAGCTTGTTTGGATactggaaaaaagtccaaactagctcccaaaaagagcaatatttacacaataagaaTCTCTAATtcccaaacctccatatttttttggagtaaccattaccttccaactaacaagattcaatcatcttccatcaacttgtcctttccaaagaaaatttctcatcatagactccaatttactaatgatttctttgggaaaaatagagacctgcatctggtatGTCAGAATAGCGGcggcaacagaattaaccaagcagagtctaccagcccgattgagtaaactccctttccagcttgctagcctactccgaatcttatccaggacaccattgaaagctaaacgagtcaccctagaatggctaagggtaactccaagatacttgcccaagtcctggacaaatttgatagaggataccccagtgaaaatctctttccttgttgcagagacattcttggagtaaagcgctttagacttctccatattaatcttcatcccagatgctttgcaaaaagtctctaaaaccaacatcacattttgcacttgtctctttgtagctttatagaatagaagcaagtcatccgcaaatattaagtgggatattcttggtccccctctagaaatagcaaccggctcccacaagcccaagtcaacctgatgactaataaagcatgccaatcgctccatacacaacacaaaaagatagggtgacgTAGGGTCTCCTTGTCCAAGACCTCAActaggagtaaagccattcagacgaTTCCCATCCCAAATAATAGATAAGaaagaagcagtgacacaattcataatcaaattaagtgtaagaataggaaaaccaaagctcttaagggtatgagctaaaaacctccagtcaactctgtcataagctttctccagatcaatcttaaaggctaatgtgcctttctttgatttagtcttcttcataaagtggaggacttcttgtgcaataatgatgttgtcaggagtttctcgtcccggaataaatcctccttgaagcgggccaacaatctcTGCAAGATGAGGATgaagcctattaacaaggacattcgtgatgatcttgtaaactacattgcagagactaatcggcctgaaatctttcatagataccggtgattcaacctttggaatgagaACTAGTAAAGTCTCTAACATTCTCGGTTCAAGAGTAACaccggagaatgcctgcttaaccatcttccaaacatcaagaccaatgatctcccagtattctttgaagaagaaagcttgaaacccatcaggacccggagatttaaaagagttcatgtgaaaaacagctattctgacttcctccatagtaactggtgctgtaagattattgcaagcttcctcattcagagaaggaagaggcacatcaccaaggcaacccaaatcaacatcatccaaatgacagaataagcttttatagaaagactctgcttcttgactcagaacctctggatcagtttcctacactccatccttgagaaaaaggccatgaatcttattatgcttccttcgcgcaagagtttgaatatgaaagaaacttgtattcctatccccgaatcttacccactgctctctggacttttggaactataggagctcttcttgcactagagtattattataatcatcaagcaactgttgctctttcttacgcaaataaatactatccaccattttcaaacgcttttgtaaataattaatctgctgtTCTAATTCGAGTTAAACTctctagtgaattcttctgtacttccgaaagcttgccatgaatccctctattaccagaccaccatgactggttcacaatatccctatacccaggatgagtagcccaagcagcaacaaatcgGAAAGGTCGATTCCCTTTAGGCTGAGGACAACCTTTACAATgcaccagaatagggcaatgatcagactgaagcctatttaaaacttctgcataagcctctggaaagatagataaccaactactatttatacagACTCGATCAAGCTTTTTTACCACGCcaacataatttttcaccctccTGTACCAAGAAAACCGCCACCCaatagtcttcagatcaaacaaaccactatcccctaatgaagtagcaaacatgtctgctctttgatgagaaaattgatagcccttagattcatgagaaaattttacttcattaaaatcaccaagaacaatccaatgtccttgaaaaaccatggattgtgcaacaagataattccaaaggagaacccttttattaaattgaggactgccataaataccactacacctccaaattaaattatcaaagtgaacctcaacagtaacaccctgatcaaaagcatcaatgaacttacaacaaacaccATTCATAAaggatagaaaccaaatacctcccttatgcccCTCTGCTTCTACTATACCAACAGAGTAATATCCCaacctttcccaaaataattttaaatactaaaaaggggagtgagtttcaaccacaataaagaaaacaggtctaaatttcctaacaagttccttacaatgcactcgggctaacttattagaagcacctctaatattccaaacaatcatatttaaactatccataaataataaggacagaataaataagaacataaactTTAAACAGAATCACTaacctcaataggtggtttgtcctGCAGTACTGGCACACTCTGATCCTCAATAATTGCCACTTTCGGACCCCCTGACACTGCACCTGCCATGCTTCCATCTACTAAGGTTTCCTCTGTTGTGCCACTATTTTTATCAACTGGCGAGTTCTGCAGGGAGGAAGGCCGAGGACGCTTCCGTAGAGAAATTCCACGACGTGCAGGAGTTCTGCGCGATGGAGATggcgcaatttcatgtttttctcgcTTCTCCATCCTAATGCCAATTGATTTGCCTCCATCACCATGCAAATTGGGCCTTGGAACCCTTCTCAAACCATACTTGTGCTGCTTTCCATCTTGGTCCTTCAAACCTGATGACTGGCCCATTGTGAATTTTTTCTTACGCAGCACTtgttgccagccctctccatcatcCATGCATTCCTCATTAACATGACCATCAGACATGTGAAGAGCCAATGATTCCGTAACCACATCCTTCcctttaacaactcctaatttctcacCCAAATTACGAGGATTCTCACCCAAATCACGAGCTTCCGATTCAGCCTCTTTTTGAATCTCATGATTATTGTGTGGCACTAGTGTCGGGGCTTCATTATTTTTTCCATCACCAAAGGAATTTTCGTTTCCTTCCGAGAACGCCTTCTCCATGCACAACGATTTATCATGCCCATACCGTGCACAAGTAGTACAAATCAACTGTAAACTCTCGTACTCCACTTCATAAGTCACACCCTCCactataatatgtttgattacAGGTAACTCAATATTAATTTGAACACAAGCTTGAGCATATTTTCCTCTTTCTGCAAGCTTAGTAGCCAAATCTACTTTCACCGGAACCcctattgcagaagcaattcgcaacattgcttgttcctggtagcaccaaattggaagTCCTGAGACTCGAATCCATACCAGCGTTGATCCAAAGAATTTTTCGCATGGCCTAAAATCCACATCCCATGACTTTACTGTAACATAGTGACCGTCTATCAACCACGGGCCACCAAGAATGACTTTCTCACGATCCGCAGCAATATCAAATATaatcaaaaaaatatccaaacccacatccaacaaatcaaacTCTCCTTTGATGCGTCATACTATCCGAAGCTTATGCATGAGAGTTGTGTAGACATAATGCTTATCCAGCACCTTGATCATGATGGCTTCCTTATAAGGTTCAACTAGACAGCTCTTTGCCTCCTTGGTAAAACTGACATTTGGTGGACGAGAATCACCCTGCTTACCTGTCACCGTCGCGATACCATCCCCAGATAAAGACTCTACTAATGCAAAGGCCTTAGACTTTTCTGCACCAATGACTTTATCTCTAAAAGAGACCTTGGATGGCTTTTCTAACCCCTCTCAAGAAGAACTCTCCTTAACACCGGATACACACCCACCCACACTCTCCCCCTTGTCTCTTCCGATGGCATGGCCATCTTCCtcaccgtgtttcaccctcaaTCGCTCGCCCtcgctctctccttctctcatttTCCTTGAATACGGAGTACGTACTTTTTCTCTGTTAGGattttttttctctcctcttaAAAGTAGTTTACtctttaaaattttgattatCTAAAAGCATTCATTTAAAAACAATGTTATTAACTGAAAAAAATCATAACTGTCATAACTGAACTGATAATTAAAGCGACTAGGTTACTGATTTATTGGTTGGACTGATAGAACCGGTcttacgtaaataaaaaataaaaataatcacaaatataaaattaaaatttaaaatacatatctttactaatattttaaaaacaatcgaatttcaacaaattataatcaacaatTTATAATCCAGTTACcattcactcttttttttttttttttgtatcttcCCTTCTACTCCTTTTAGCATCATTTTCTCCGTTTTCTTctcattctttaatttttaagAGTACCTTgtccttttttatttaaaatctaaGCGTAGTTAAGGTGAAACCAAATTATGTGAAACAAACACAAATtctgtaaaataaatataaaaatttcttgaaaccaataaacaaattttggaaaataaCACTGAAATAcgcaaagaaataaaaaagaaaaaaaatgcacataaaaaaagataaaatgaaagaagaaaataaggaaaacaAGAGGaggtaaaaaatataaataaaaaaaaagcaagagcaacatttaaaagaaaagaagattctTCCTTCGCAACAATTGATTATCATAATAGTTAAAAATGagtgaaaaatataattaaaaaacgcataaataattataattaaaaatagaataagaatGATGTAATCTATGAAAGATGATAGGCGCTCAAAATAACTATGATGTACTGGAGTGGCTAACTAACCCACAAGAAAATTGTGAATGACAAGTTGACAACTATTGAAATTGTCCTTTGACTCTCTTTCCACGGTACAATAGATTATTCTTTATTGACGGttagttttaagttttaacttgttttccctttttggtgcattttttttccttttttattttttggttttttttagctCTTGGAACCTGGAGGGAGCAATAGCTAAACCCTAAACTTTTTGAATTTCGAACATGTAATCTCCTTAAATTGGAATGAATTAGAAGCAATATATTCCAGGACGGTTTGGTTTCATTCCCATTTTAAATTGCATAAGTGCCTCAACAGCACATCCAATGCTGAAAAAATTATTACTTGGAATGAACCAGAAGCAACATTTGGgaatgaaaaaataatataaaaaaaaaagaaaaaagagtgatcGGTTCCACATGGGCATGGCTACATGGATGGTGCCTTTAGTATATTTAATCTAATGTACTCTACTATCCAAATGTATTTCAATACAATCTAATCTAGACTAAAATGAGGATTCTAACGCTTAAATTTGCCACTCATCACAACTCAACGTCTTAAATTTGACAATATATATGTATGTGACAAGGTAGATCCAATACTGAAATGCTAATCCAGGTTTGAAAGAAAATGTATTTACTTCAGAAGTTTCACTAGGACTCTTCCTTGATAAAGTAACTGGAAGGTAAGGAGAAATCTTCTTCATGATTAAGCAAGTCAATCTCTTCATCATCTGTTTTctgatgaaaaattaaaaaataaaacttctCTTTATTAGTTCAAATCTAAAATTAACATTGTTATTTGAGTATGTGGTAACTGAGAAAAATCACAACCTGTCTGCATACTTACCAGCATTTCTAAGTTGTAGAACCGATCCAACAGTTGAAGGACCTCTTCAGCAGAGAAGTGTCGGTCAAAACTGAATGAAGCATATACAATTCTAAAGATTATCTAACAGAAAATATAGATCTAAGACATCACGCTTGATAATCAAACAATCAAGACATTTCTAACCTCCTCTTTAGAAATTCCATCAGACCATAAATGACAAAATGGCGATGTATTCCTTCAAGAAATGATAATCATTGTAAGCATAACCTAAACTGATGAATCAttatccaaaataataataacaataataaaaaatattgatcctTGACAACAAGTGTCAACTACTAATGCTACTACTCACTCTGTTCCCTTTCATGTACTGTATCTAAATACATTGCTCTAAAAATGTATTAAAAGATGACaatgatatataaaaaagaattggGAGGAGTATATAGTGTAGAAATGCTTTTAAAGGATGATGCCAACATCCATCCAAACACAATTAATCCTTGGCAAAGAAAAAGCATCAGATAAGGAAAAGCAGCACTTTCACACAACAACAATTCAAAATGTTCATACATGACTATCAATACTACTTTCTTGTAGTCAACATAAATGCTTAATTGCTTATTGTCTAGTTGACAGGTCCATACCCTTGATGTTCGCTTAATGGAAAAATAATTTAGGATAGTGTAATCAGAAACTATTTAGTAGTTATCTAGTGCCTCGCTAACCAAATAAAAGTTTACTTCAGCATTTTTTCTATCATAAATCCTTAAAGTAAATTATGACACATGCAAGAAAATGTACTCTGCATCACCCTTACACTCCTCCGTTCAAGATGACAAATGCCATAATCAGGAAAACAAGCTCAGGTAGTTGCTCTCATTGTGTAATTTGAAATCCAGTATAATTTTATCCTAAATTCCTTCCatattaattgtaattaatgaAATGAATCAATAGCTCTACCTAACAAATTTGGCGAATTTAATTGTATTTACATGATTCTTCTATCCTCGTATGAGTTTTCTTTTAACACTAAAGAAATCCCTACAGTGCAGTATCAAAATCAAATGgaaatattaaaaaacaaaaacctTGTAATTTAATTGGAGGATAAATTTCGAGAGCTTCCAACACCCTGAGCTCCAATTCAACCTGCGCTGCTTGCTCCTATCACAAATTCGATCATTTTCcaaatccaaaattcaaaaaccAAAGAGAGTGAAGGAGGAATGCGGTACCTTGGGGAGAGAGGAAGCAGAGGAAGGAGGGGGTTTGCACGGAGAGTGTACGGACATACCGTCATGTTCCTCTTCTTTGGGTTTTCCACTACTCATTTATTCACTGATCACTATCACAAATAAAATTTCCTTCGCAGAAGAACTCAAGAAAGTGCAACTTTTTTTCGTTTATTATGCGTGTTCATTCCTGATTCTTGGATTGCTTAGGGTTTTGGATTTTGTTCCCTTGGTAGTGGTGCTGTACCAATGTGAGGTTTGCAGCTTGTGGGAATAGTTGAGCCGACAGTTATTATGTGAGCCCACTTGAGCCCATTTTAAATGTAATGTTTTTCTTAATATTATCTAAATCTTATACacgcttcttttcttttttggtgacttaaatcTTTTATACACGctttaaacaaaaacaacaaaCCTTTTAGACCATTTACAAAAATAAAGTTGTTGCTACGTGTCATCAAGCAGAATTGGcttttttacataaataaaaaaaatatttattcccTAAATATGCAGGAATAAAAAAGTATTCTGAAAATAAGCATAACCATTTCAAGGAAGCCGCCCCCAAAATCAGTTTTGCCTCCAAATCAATAATGGCACCCACGAAATGGTGCTGACATGACAAAGTCATTTCTTTTCTGGCGAGCACAAAATGGATCCATGGAGCTACGACGCTACTGGTGCCTAAGAACTAGGCAATTAAAGGAGACAGGCACAAAATGGGCACCAAATGCGAAATTAGTACCGAACTAGGATGCATGGGAATgacacaaaaataatgaaaagatattagatatatcatatatgttaattaaaattaaaaagaaaaaaattagtatttaattaatttaaataataaaacattattatctaatatatatatatatatatatatatatatataataattattttttataatatataaattattttttataatgatttgatttacgtaattttataatgataaatagattattaaaaatttaaaaaaatgttctctttaaatatattttatattattctcagccaatttatttttgtttttaaactcCAAgtatttagtttcaaaatttgtaTAATCTAAattctattattaaatataaaaaaattatagtgatgtaaattatttttttattttttaaatttttaacaatagaatgatcaatttatataaaaaaatatattaaaaaataagtctttcaactattatttagaatttagtattcaaatcaattaaaaaaaaaatcaacatcaTCACTCTATTTTTAGAATTAGTTCAGCCCTGTGATAATCTCCTAGCGTTTATGCCTTCATGCACTCCTCACCATTTTGTCTCTAAAATCAATAACATTAAGCGATGCATAGATATGCTAAgattaataaaaatcaattaatattaAGCTATTgttagaataattaatt
Coding sequences within it:
- the LOC112802087 gene encoding uncharacterized protein isoform X1; the protein is MSSGKPKEEEHDGMSVHSPCKPPPSSASSLPKEQAAQVELELRVLEALEIYPPIKLQGIHRHFVIYGLMEFLKRSFDRHFSAEEVLQLLDRFYNLEMLKTDDEEIDLLNHEEDFSLPSSYFIKEES
- the LOC112802087 gene encoding uncharacterized protein isoform X2 — protein: MSSGKPKEEEHDGMSVHSPCKPPPSSASSLPKVELELRVLEALEIYPPIKLQGIHRHFVIYGLMEFLKRSFDRHFSAEEVLQLLDRFYNLEMLKTDDEEIDLLNHEEDFSLPSSYFIKEES